In Zingiber officinale cultivar Zhangliang chromosome 8B, Zo_v1.1, whole genome shotgun sequence, a single genomic region encodes these proteins:
- the LOC122014266 gene encoding serine/arginine repetitive matrix protein 1-like isoform X1, translating into MSGGFFRGTSAEQDTRFSNKQTKLLKSHKFPPELEHPAVDGKHIQLTGFLEKNTGKFMKELWGLLLSAQNNSSGVPQQFLDAKQEEMRKRKLENDLITQEIQKRKDKEGREIEQEKQKRMDIEAGHSRSANVVSGSSSRHSQSRDSRIQSEKEKDKEIVKSPGVKRWEGWSRSASVSSQSHSHLVSPSRRYHSPLRHSISSERRYKSPTRRSISPHRRYSPRNNTSPPRHKSPYAKRRLPSTTRRRSPLHRRRLCHRSPTSHYRSPIQNRRRSPSPGGRWDSPSKHHRDSPSPESHRRSPFPGHQRRSPSPIRHKRSPLPTHRSSPSLAHHRRSPPSHCRVSPSPSFCRRSPSPYHRRSSSPMRHMSPVRRRSFSPQQHRSLSPRTSSPDASPQRQGRLSRGYGADSQPSQTRKSHSPNRTLRGSSRETESRNIGVNSRRHEDGYAFDRVWERRSLTHGATHKVVDEHTMHNISGHSPPKLSGCSRSSGRDSRGQIDIHDKDHGELSENSSGLSTSPSNSRRTSPRRNRLSEDTTTKQFEKQIPQDVIGINNEKEHSGFLSEDGYHNVDSPSKKDIQSHPTNVKSKKENEHNSDVNISRRNESQVSQSLDGREYGPGRGVRGGKHSSRDRQSLMLSPNAKMQPKVTIYEEETKERKHRSSGKRKHKKFDKHRRDSDSDYESDSDIEDKKETKRRRKDERRLRKEEKRRRHEEKHRKRHEQHLEKYKPSEPDKDLNDTAAMRKGGPYLSHSSFETESKEKKLEIELREKALKSLRERKAIKQ; encoded by the exons atgtCAGGCGGCTTCTTCCGA GGCACATCGGCGGAGCAGGACACCCGCTTCTCCAACAAGCAGACGAAGCTTCTCAAGTCCCATAAGTTCCCGCCGGAGCTAGAGCACCCG GCAGTGGATGGGAAGCATATCCAGCTTACAGGATTTCTAGAAAAGAATACTGGGAAGTTCATGAAGGAGCTTTGGGGACTTCTCCTTAGTGCTCAGAATAACTCAAGCGGTGTCCCTCAGCAGTTCTTGGATGCAAAACAAGAAGAAATGAGAAAAAGAAAG CTTGAGAATGATCTGATCACTCAAGAAATTCAGAAGAGAAAGGATAAGGAAGGAAGAGAAATCGAGCAAGAGAAACAGAAGAGGATG GACATAGAAGCTGGTCATTCAAGATCTGCAAATGTTGTTTCTGGCTCAAGTTCAAGACACTCACAGTCGAGGGATTCAAGAATTCAATCAGAGAAGGAGAAAGATAAAGAGATAGTGAAAAGTCCAGGAGTAAAACGGTG GGAAGGATGGTCAAGGAGTGCATCTGTATCTTCCCAGTCACATAGCCATTTGGTTTCTCCTAGTAGGCGGTATCATTCGCCATTGAGGCATTCAATTTCATCTGAAAGGAGATATAAGTCTCCAACGAGAAGATCTATTTCTCCTCACCGTAGATATTCACCTAGGAATAATACATCGCCTCCGAGACACAAATCTCCTTATGCTAAACGAAGGTTGCCTTCAACCACAAGGCGTAGATCTCCGTTGCATAGACGTCGATTGTGCCATAGGTCTCCTACTTCACATTATAGATCTCCCATTCAAAATCGCAGGAGATCACCTTCTCCTGGAGGTCGCTGGGACTCACCTTCTAAGCATCACAGAGACTCACCTTCACCTGAAAGTCACAGGAGATCACCTTTTCCTGGACATCAAAGGAGGTCACCTTCTCCGATACGCCACAAGAGGTCACCTTTACCAACACATAGGAGTTCACCTTCTCTGGCACATCATAGGAGATCACCTCCCTCTCATTGCAGAGTATCGCCTTCTCCTTCATTCTGTAGAAGATCACCTTCTCCTTACCATAGAAGATCATCTTCTCCAATGCGTCACATGTCTCCTGTTAGACGTAGGTCCTTTTCTCCTCAGCAACATAGATCCTTGTCACCTAGGACATCATCTCCAGATGCTTCTCCTCAACGCCAAGGAAGACTATCTAGGGGTTATGGTGCTGATTCACAACCATCTCAAACGAGGAAAAG TCACAGTCCTAATAGGACTCTTAGAGGTTCAAGTAGGGAAACTGAGAGCAGAAATATTGGTGTCAACTCTAGAAGACATGAGGATGGCTATGCATTTGATAG GGTCTGGGAGAGACGGTCATTGACTCATGGTGCTACACACAAAGTGGTGGATGAACATACCATGCACAATATCTCAGGCCACTCTCCGCCCAAATTGTCAGGCTGTTCTAGGTCTTCTGGTCGAGATTCTAGAGGTCAAATTGACATCCATGACAAGGATCATGGCGAGTTGTCTGAGAATTCTTCAGGGCTGTCAACCTCACCTAGTAATTCAAGGAGAACAAGCCCAAGAAGAAATAG GTTGTCTGAAGATACTACTACCAAACAATTtgagaaacaaatacctcaggaTGTCAtaggaataaataatgaaaaggaaCATTCTGGTTTTCTCAG TGAGGATGGTTATCACAACGTTGATTCACCATCTAAGAAAG ACATCCAAAGCCATCCGACAAATGTGAAATCGAAAAAGGAAAATGAACATAATAG TGATGTGAATATTTCTAGAAGAAATGAATCACAAGTGTCACAGTCTCTAGATGGTCGAGAATATGGTCCTGGAAGAGGAGTGCGGGGTGGAAAACATTCCAGTCGTGATCGACAAAGCTTGATGCTTTCTCCTAATGCTAAAATGCAGCCCAAAGTAACAATTTATGAAGAAGAGACGAAAGAACGGAAACATAGGAGTTCAGGAAAGAGAAAGCACAAgaagtttgataaacatagaagaGATTCAGATTCTGATTATGAATCTGATTCTGATATTGAAGACAAGAAGGAAACCAAGAGACGAAGGAAGGATGAGAGGAGATTGCGCAAGGAGGAAAAGAGGCGAAGGCACGAAGAGAAGCACCGCAAAAGACATGAACAACATTTGGAGAAGTATAAACCTTCCGAACCTGATAAGGATCTCAATGATACAGCTGCTATGAGAAAAGGAGGGCCTTATTTGTCCCACAGTTCATTTGAAACTGAGTCCAAAGAGAAGAAGCTTGAGATTGAGCTCCGCGAGAAGGCCCTCAAATCTCTTAGAGAGAGGAAGGCCATTAAACAGTAA
- the LOC122014266 gene encoding serine/arginine repetitive matrix protein 1-like isoform X2 has product MLSLFRRTSSPCLSFSKSASKCGSSKEGWSRSASVSSQSHSHLVSPSRRYHSPLRHSISSERRYKSPTRRSISPHRRYSPRNNTSPPRHKSPYAKRRLPSTTRRRSPLHRRRLCHRSPTSHYRSPIQNRRRSPSPGGRWDSPSKHHRDSPSPESHRRSPFPGHQRRSPSPIRHKRSPLPTHRSSPSLAHHRRSPPSHCRVSPSPSFCRRSPSPYHRRSSSPMRHMSPVRRRSFSPQQHRSLSPRTSSPDASPQRQGRLSRGYGADSQPSQTRKSHSPNRTLRGSSRETESRNIGVNSRRHEDGYAFDRVWERRSLTHGATHKVVDEHTMHNISGHSPPKLSGCSRSSGRDSRGQIDIHDKDHGELSENSSGLSTSPSNSRRTSPRRNRLSEDTTTKQFEKQIPQDVIGINNEKEHSGFLSEDGYHNVDSPSKKDIQSHPTNVKSKKENEHNSDVNISRRNESQVSQSLDGREYGPGRGVRGGKHSSRDRQSLMLSPNAKMQPKVTIYEEETKERKHRSSGKRKHKKFDKHRRDSDSDYESDSDIEDKKETKRRRKDERRLRKEEKRRRHEEKHRKRHEQHLEKYKPSEPDKDLNDTAAMRKGGPYLSHSSFETESKEKKLEIELREKALKSLRERKAIKQ; this is encoded by the exons ATGCTGTCTTTATTCAGAAGGACTTCTTCACCATGCCTATCATTCAGCAAATCAGCTTCTAAATGTGGGAGTTCAAA GGAAGGATGGTCAAGGAGTGCATCTGTATCTTCCCAGTCACATAGCCATTTGGTTTCTCCTAGTAGGCGGTATCATTCGCCATTGAGGCATTCAATTTCATCTGAAAGGAGATATAAGTCTCCAACGAGAAGATCTATTTCTCCTCACCGTAGATATTCACCTAGGAATAATACATCGCCTCCGAGACACAAATCTCCTTATGCTAAACGAAGGTTGCCTTCAACCACAAGGCGTAGATCTCCGTTGCATAGACGTCGATTGTGCCATAGGTCTCCTACTTCACATTATAGATCTCCCATTCAAAATCGCAGGAGATCACCTTCTCCTGGAGGTCGCTGGGACTCACCTTCTAAGCATCACAGAGACTCACCTTCACCTGAAAGTCACAGGAGATCACCTTTTCCTGGACATCAAAGGAGGTCACCTTCTCCGATACGCCACAAGAGGTCACCTTTACCAACACATAGGAGTTCACCTTCTCTGGCACATCATAGGAGATCACCTCCCTCTCATTGCAGAGTATCGCCTTCTCCTTCATTCTGTAGAAGATCACCTTCTCCTTACCATAGAAGATCATCTTCTCCAATGCGTCACATGTCTCCTGTTAGACGTAGGTCCTTTTCTCCTCAGCAACATAGATCCTTGTCACCTAGGACATCATCTCCAGATGCTTCTCCTCAACGCCAAGGAAGACTATCTAGGGGTTATGGTGCTGATTCACAACCATCTCAAACGAGGAAAAG TCACAGTCCTAATAGGACTCTTAGAGGTTCAAGTAGGGAAACTGAGAGCAGAAATATTGGTGTCAACTCTAGAAGACATGAGGATGGCTATGCATTTGATAG GGTCTGGGAGAGACGGTCATTGACTCATGGTGCTACACACAAAGTGGTGGATGAACATACCATGCACAATATCTCAGGCCACTCTCCGCCCAAATTGTCAGGCTGTTCTAGGTCTTCTGGTCGAGATTCTAGAGGTCAAATTGACATCCATGACAAGGATCATGGCGAGTTGTCTGAGAATTCTTCAGGGCTGTCAACCTCACCTAGTAATTCAAGGAGAACAAGCCCAAGAAGAAATAG GTTGTCTGAAGATACTACTACCAAACAATTtgagaaacaaatacctcaggaTGTCAtaggaataaataatgaaaaggaaCATTCTGGTTTTCTCAG TGAGGATGGTTATCACAACGTTGATTCACCATCTAAGAAAG ACATCCAAAGCCATCCGACAAATGTGAAATCGAAAAAGGAAAATGAACATAATAG TGATGTGAATATTTCTAGAAGAAATGAATCACAAGTGTCACAGTCTCTAGATGGTCGAGAATATGGTCCTGGAAGAGGAGTGCGGGGTGGAAAACATTCCAGTCGTGATCGACAAAGCTTGATGCTTTCTCCTAATGCTAAAATGCAGCCCAAAGTAACAATTTATGAAGAAGAGACGAAAGAACGGAAACATAGGAGTTCAGGAAAGAGAAAGCACAAgaagtttgataaacatagaagaGATTCAGATTCTGATTATGAATCTGATTCTGATATTGAAGACAAGAAGGAAACCAAGAGACGAAGGAAGGATGAGAGGAGATTGCGCAAGGAGGAAAAGAGGCGAAGGCACGAAGAGAAGCACCGCAAAAGACATGAACAACATTTGGAGAAGTATAAACCTTCCGAACCTGATAAGGATCTCAATGATACAGCTGCTATGAGAAAAGGAGGGCCTTATTTGTCCCACAGTTCATTTGAAACTGAGTCCAAAGAGAAGAAGCTTGAGATTGAGCTCCGCGAGAAGGCCCTCAAATCTCTTAGAGAGAGGAAGGCCATTAAACAGTAA